One Halovivax ruber XH-70 genomic region harbors:
- a CDS encoding ABC transporter substrate-binding protein, which translates to MPDTADRQNVDSKRRKMLALMGGSATVGLAGCSALLGDDEEDDEDGGNDGNDGDSDAFVGAPDDYATHADKAQAAWNTVVDNAGPEGADIRNESYVEIEEAVRDSQIMIPLFHPKEERFWYDYVDVPKIGPLGGHFQQHHNTNVEGDTELSLINATFDTLDPVMSDDTASSEVQVNIYETLTHFPDGVPELEDKLVEGYETSEDDLTWTFTLKQGVQFHDGTELTADDVYYSMRRLAESGNSVRASFVLDAPAGLGMAYEASDEEEEGAYDPVPDGLEMEVVDDYTFEFTIREPNPAVLDILSYGGFGIVPEGTVGDIEGYDGEVSHEEFTQSYANGTGPFELDYFTVGEDVRLTAFDNYHDGAPALDSVHWEIIEDDTAIWTYSMEQNADIIGVPQAQYDPSLIDVEGTDDRGREVGTYGPVENGEEVNYLSFAGLGVYYFAYNAQNVPVEVRQAIAYVTDHEELVNNFLDGRGFEAFSFTPPSIWPTGADGYEDYVSGWAFGPNETDRDSAGSVLEAAGFTEDDPFQVTCTTYESQLFQDMAQNINEKLSGLGVEMTLEETQFSTLQSRGEDGDLQMYSLGWAWSWPSASYGHFGFEPKNTDTSGMPGDNNGYYLDWQTNLEDEA; encoded by the coding sequence ATGCCCGATACTGCTGATCGGCAGAACGTGGATAGCAAGCGACGGAAGATGCTCGCCCTCATGGGAGGGAGTGCAACAGTCGGCCTGGCCGGCTGTTCTGCGCTGTTGGGAGACGACGAAGAGGACGACGAAGACGGCGGTAACGATGGCAACGACGGCGACAGTGACGCCTTCGTCGGCGCGCCGGACGATTACGCCACCCACGCAGACAAAGCACAGGCCGCATGGAACACGGTCGTCGACAACGCCGGACCTGAGGGAGCCGACATCCGGAACGAATCCTACGTCGAGATCGAAGAGGCCGTGCGGGATTCGCAGATCATGATCCCGCTCTTCCACCCCAAGGAAGAGCGGTTCTGGTACGACTACGTCGACGTGCCAAAGATCGGTCCCCTCGGTGGCCACTTCCAGCAACACCACAATACGAACGTCGAAGGCGATACCGAACTCTCCCTGATCAATGCGACGTTCGACACGCTCGACCCAGTGATGTCGGACGATACGGCCTCGAGTGAGGTTCAGGTCAATATTTACGAGACACTGACGCACTTCCCAGACGGCGTCCCAGAACTCGAAGACAAACTCGTCGAGGGCTACGAAACCTCCGAGGACGACCTGACCTGGACGTTCACCCTCAAACAGGGGGTTCAGTTCCACGACGGAACGGAACTGACAGCGGACGACGTCTACTACTCGATGCGTCGGCTTGCCGAGTCCGGTAACAGCGTCCGGGCGAGCTTCGTGCTCGACGCTCCAGCCGGCCTCGGGATGGCATACGAAGCCTCCGACGAAGAGGAAGAGGGAGCGTACGATCCGGTTCCCGACGGACTCGAGATGGAAGTCGTCGACGACTACACGTTCGAGTTCACCATCCGCGAACCGAACCCGGCCGTCCTCGACATCCTCTCGTACGGTGGCTTCGGGATCGTTCCCGAAGGGACCGTTGGTGACATCGAGGGCTACGACGGCGAAGTCAGTCACGAAGAATTCACCCAATCGTACGCGAACGGGACCGGCCCCTTCGAGCTCGATTACTTCACCGTTGGGGAGGACGTCCGTCTGACGGCGTTCGACAACTATCACGACGGTGCCCCGGCACTCGATTCCGTCCACTGGGAGATCATCGAAGACGATACGGCGATCTGGACGTACTCGATGGAGCAGAACGCCGACATTATCGGCGTCCCACAGGCGCAGTACGATCCGTCACTCATCGACGTCGAGGGGACGGACGACAGAGGTCGTGAAGTCGGTACGTACGGCCCGGTCGAAAACGGCGAAGAAGTTAATTACCTCAGTTTCGCCGGACTGGGCGTATACTACTTCGCGTACAACGCCCAGAACGTCCCTGTGGAAGTCCGACAGGCGATCGCCTACGTGACGGATCACGAAGAACTCGTCAACAACTTCCTCGACGGGCGTGGCTTCGAAGCCTTCAGCTTTACACCACCCAGCATCTGGCCGACGGGAGCGGACGGCTACGAAGACTACGTCTCTGGTTGGGCCTTTGGTCCCAACGAGACCGACCGAGACAGTGCGGGTTCGGTACTCGAAGCGGCAGGCTTCACCGAAGACGATCCGTTCCAGGTCACCTGCACGACCTACGAGAGCCAGCTCTTCCAGGACATGGCACAGAACATCAACGAGAAGCTCTCTGGACTGGGCGTCGAGATGACCCTCGAAGAGACCCAGTTCAGTACGCTTCAGTCGCGGGGTGAGGACGGCGACCTGCAGATGTACTCGCTCGGCTGGGCCTGGAGTTGGCCGTCCGCGTCGTACGGTCACTTCGGATTCGAGCCGAAGAACACCGACACCTCCGGCATGCCCGGTGACAACAACGGATACTACCTCGACTGGCAGACCAACCTCGAGGACGAAGCGTAA
- a CDS encoding thiolase C-terminal domain-containing protein, producing the protein MSEVRVAGVGLTSFGASPNRTGRDLFAEAADIAFDDADVSRSDVEMVRYGNFMGELAEHQGHQGPLMAEAAGVSAPATRYESACASSATAIRDAVVSIRNGESDVCLVGGAERMTHLGTAGATEALAIAADDLWEVRAGVTFPGAYGLMATAYFDQYGGGKEDLAHVAVKNHENALDNEKAQYQREISVEEVLEAPAVSEPLGLYDSCPISDGAAALVLVSDEYAETHDLAAPVAITGSGQGGDRMALHDREHLARSPAADEAAVQAYEDAGVTADDVAAAEVHDCFTIAEVLAIESLGIVDRGEGITAARDGYTTVDGPVPVNLSGGLKAKGHPVGATGASQLVELTHLLEGHHPHSDAIDGDTVVAHNAGGTVASCVVHVLEVVA; encoded by the coding sequence ATGAGTGAGGTGCGCGTCGCGGGTGTCGGACTGACGTCGTTCGGAGCCAGCCCGAACCGAACGGGTCGCGACCTGTTCGCGGAGGCTGCCGATATTGCGTTCGACGACGCCGACGTTTCGCGATCGGACGTCGAGATGGTGAGGTACGGAAATTTCATGGGCGAACTCGCCGAGCACCAGGGCCACCAGGGACCGCTGATGGCCGAAGCGGCGGGGGTCTCTGCTCCGGCAACCCGGTACGAGTCCGCCTGTGCCTCGAGTGCAACGGCGATTCGAGACGCCGTCGTCAGCATCCGGAACGGTGAATCGGACGTCTGTCTGGTCGGTGGGGCCGAACGGATGACGCACCTCGGGACGGCAGGAGCGACAGAGGCTCTCGCGATCGCTGCAGACGACCTCTGGGAGGTCCGTGCCGGCGTGACGTTCCCCGGTGCGTACGGCCTGATGGCCACGGCTTACTTCGATCAGTACGGGGGTGGGAAGGAGGACCTCGCCCACGTCGCCGTGAAGAACCACGAGAACGCCCTCGATAACGAGAAGGCCCAGTACCAACGGGAGATTTCGGTCGAGGAGGTCCTCGAGGCACCCGCCGTCTCCGAACCGCTCGGGCTCTACGACTCCTGTCCGATCTCCGACGGCGCCGCGGCCCTCGTCCTCGTCAGCGACGAGTACGCCGAGACACACGACCTCGCTGCCCCCGTCGCCATCACTGGTTCCGGGCAGGGAGGCGATCGGATGGCACTTCACGACCGTGAGCACCTCGCACGTTCGCCCGCTGCCGACGAGGCCGCGGTCCAGGCGTACGAAGACGCCGGTGTCACGGCCGACGACGTCGCTGCGGCCGAAGTCCACGACTGCTTCACTATCGCCGAAGTGCTGGCGATCGAGTCGCTCGGCATCGTCGACCGTGGTGAGGGAATCACCGCGGCTCGGGACGGGTACACGACCGTCGACGGCCCCGTTCCGGTGAACCTCTCCGGCGGACTGAAGGCCAAGGGCCATCCGGTCGGCGCGACTGGCGCGTCCCAGCTCGTCGAACTGACTCACCTGCTCGAGGGTCATCACCCACATAGTGACGCGATCGACGGCGACACCGTCGTCGCCCACAACGCCGGTGGCACGGTGGCCTCCTGTGTGGTCCACGTTCTGGAGGTGGTCGCATGA
- a CDS encoding Zn-ribbon domain-containing OB-fold protein, producing MSDDVRHDGYDDWLDPLETDQAFYLECSAGHGSLPPRRVCPECGSGDLSKTALPTAGELDTFTVTHVPTPAFADDAPYATGIVDFGPIRVTGRVLELDPDEIEPGLTVEATVIETDTTGERLVGFRPR from the coding sequence ATGAGCGACGACGTTCGCCACGACGGCTACGACGACTGGCTCGACCCCCTGGAGACCGACCAGGCGTTCTATCTCGAGTGTTCGGCGGGACACGGCTCACTTCCACCGCGACGGGTCTGTCCCGAGTGTGGGTCCGGGGACCTTTCGAAGACGGCGCTCCCCACGGCCGGGGAACTCGACACGTTCACGGTCACTCACGTTCCGACCCCGGCGTTCGCGGACGACGCACCCTACGCCACCGGGATCGTCGACTTCGGCCCCATCCGAGTAACCGGTCGCGTCCTCGAACTCGATCCGGACGAGATCGAACCCGGACTCACCGTCGAGGCGACGGTCATCGAGACGGACACGACTGGCGAACGGCTCGTTGGGTTTCGGCCGCGGTAG
- the meaB gene encoding methylmalonyl Co-A mutase-associated GTPase MeaB: MSDEHAGGNAAPEDRLPDGGEAAHEPSLVDRLLAGDHRALARTISTIENRQPGYRELVSDLYDHTGTADVIGVTGSPGAGKSTLVDKLAETYRERGETVGIIAIDPSSPFTGGAVLGDRIRMASTIGDMDVFVRSMSARGTLGGLSTATTDAVTAMDAFGKDKIIIETVGAGQNEIDIVRTADTVAVLVPPGSGDSVQTLKAGILEIADVFVVNKADRDGADRTVQELMEMIELGDGPRFGASAGHHGPGATHDGDAENETQGDHEETDGGDVGASWQPPIVETIATDGDGIDALLDAFADHRQYLTESGELAARSHRRHAEEIRTLLREDVHEMLETELERHGGVDGLAEAVQRGETDPYTIASDVLDPVEGCLEELDVE; this comes from the coding sequence ATGAGCGACGAGCACGCAGGCGGGAACGCCGCTCCCGAAGACAGGCTCCCCGATGGCGGTGAGGCCGCTCACGAACCGTCGCTCGTCGACCGATTGCTCGCGGGCGACCACCGGGCGCTGGCTCGCACCATCTCGACGATCGAGAACCGCCAGCCCGGCTACCGCGAACTGGTCTCGGACCTCTACGATCACACCGGAACCGCAGACGTCATCGGGGTGACCGGCTCTCCCGGTGCCGGTAAGTCGACGCTCGTCGACAAATTGGCCGAGACCTACCGCGAGCGCGGCGAGACAGTCGGCATCATCGCGATCGATCCCTCCTCGCCCTTTACCGGCGGGGCCGTCCTCGGCGACCGTATCCGAATGGCCTCGACGATCGGCGACATGGACGTCTTCGTCCGCTCGATGAGCGCCCGTGGCACCCTCGGCGGCCTCTCGACGGCGACGACGGACGCCGTCACCGCCATGGACGCCTTCGGCAAGGACAAGATCATCATCGAGACCGTCGGTGCCGGCCAGAACGAGATCGACATCGTCCGCACCGCGGACACCGTCGCCGTCCTCGTCCCACCGGGATCGGGCGACTCCGTGCAGACGCTCAAAGCCGGGATTCTCGAAATCGCCGACGTCTTCGTCGTCAACAAGGCCGACCGCGACGGCGCCGACCGCACCGTCCAGGAACTCATGGAGATGATCGAACTCGGCGACGGCCCGCGTTTCGGGGCAAGCGCCGGCCACCACGGTCCGGGGGCCACCCACGACGGGGATGCCGAGAACGAAACACAGGGCGACCACGAGGAGACCGACGGAGGCGACGTCGGCGCCTCCTGGCAGCCACCGATCGTCGAAACGATCGCGACCGACGGAGACGGAATCGACGCGCTGCTCGACGCCTTCGCCGATCACCGACAGTACCTGACCGAGTCGGGCGAACTCGCCGCTCGGAGCCACCGTCGCCACGCCGAAGAGATTCGGACGCTCCTCCGCGAGGATGTCCACGAGATGCTCGAAACCGAACTGGAGCGCCACGGCGGTGTCGACGGACTCGCCGAGGCCGTCCAGCGCGGCGAGACCGATCCGTACACCATCGCCAGCGACGTACTCGATCCCGTCGAAGGCTGTCTCGAGGAGCTCGACGTCGAGTGA